The bacterium genomic interval TGCGCTTAGAAGCTGGCATTTAGGTCGGAATCAGGGCCAGCGAAAAACAGCAGTTGCAACATTTCTTGAGAGATATTCTGGATTATTCTCAATGCTGATGCTTGGAGTCGTATTTGTATTTTGTACTGATACGATGCGGCAGTCAGAAAAGATAACAGTAGTTTTGCTTTTTCTGGGCTTTGTCATTGGTACGGTAGTTCTGTATTCAAAGGCTCTCGTAAGAGGTCTTACCCTAATACCAAAAGTTGGGTCTATGGTTGCAAAGCAGGGCGCGCTCTTTCAAGAGGCCCTCAGGGTGAGTACTTCCTGTCCAAGGGATGTGCTGGTTGTCATTGGGCTTTCATTCCTGTTCCATATGTTGGCAGTGGTAAATGTGCTTGCCTGTGCCCACTCCATTGGATGGACCCAGGCTCCTGTGGCGGAGCTTTTTATTGTTGTTCCAGTCATCTTAATCATTAGCGCATTGCCGGTAACGCCCCAAGCACTGGGAATACAGGAGGGAGCGTTTATTTATTATCTGTGTTTGCTTGGAGCAACACCCGCTGAAGCTCTTGGAGTCGCTCTTATCATTCGGGCAAAAGCCTACCTGCTAGGAATATTAGGAGGGCTCTACCTTTTACTGAGCGCTCGGCAGATTCATAAGCAAGTTGCATGAGAGCGTTTGATACTTTTTGTCGTTTCGTTCTTTGGTTTATCGGTGTGTAAGACGAGAGAATGCCCTTGGTAGCAGGGTAGAAAATCTCGTTAGACGAGGCTAATCTTGTTTTTCTTGCAGAGGCACGCGGCTATTCGGTCTTGGCGTTTTGCAAGGTTCGCTTTCCAAACGAGGTGTTGGTTTGTCTCTCCAATACATCCTGAGCATGTGAAGCTTTCCCAATTGAGCGCCGCGGCAAGTTCTAGGCAGGATTCATAACGCTTGCAATCATAAGAACGGAAGAATGGAAGTATCGTACGAGGAGTTCCTGTATTGAGAGCCGTATTTCCTTCTGGGCAGTCCTCTGTTTCTTCCCTGACTTCAAACGGACCATATGATTTTCGTTCTTGGTTTGAATGGGAAGTCCACTCAGGCGTATGAACAGAAGAGCTTTCCCGCAAGGTTTCGTGTTGTGCTCTCTGCTGGGTTTTACGAGGAATGTGGATGACGTTTGATTGTTGTGGAGGAAGGTGAGAGGGGGCCACGAGAGAGCGTTGGCATGTAACTGGAGTATCTACTTCAAGCCCCGCCTTCCCCGTATCGACTTCTTTACGGAGAAGTTCTTGCTCAGGGGGAGAGCTGGAGGAGGAGCTACTGTTTGCAGTTCGTCTCATATTTGTACCATTCGCTTTTCTCCCCAGTGTAGAGTAATGTTTACATAGTGGCATTTGCTGAGCAAATCGGTCGGAACAATATTTTAGGTTTAAACCGTAATGATCATAGAAGAGCTGTCTGAAAGTGGAAGAGCATTGTGTTTTCTGATAGATACGCCATCAGACCATGGTGTTCCGCCGTGGGTAAGTGCTTTTGCTGATCACCAAAAATCCGAGATGAGAGTTTTGAAAATCTCCTATGGTGCTCTTGACTACCAGAATCTAGAAGTTTTGGCCCGAGACACTATCGAAGCTCTCGCGGAGCGTCGTGTGAGACAAGCAGCATTCGTGACCTTCGGTACTGCCTCCTTGATACTATGGAAGATTGCGCTTCTTCAGCAAAAGCTGATCAGAAATGCGATTGTAGTGAATGGAGAGTCTCGCCCTCCAATCTCTCGAAGAGAGCGATTTATTGACTGGCTTGAACATAAGTTGCCATTAGGACTGCCTTTTCGTGGTTATAACGGTCAGTTCAATGCATTACCATTCCTTCAGCGGCTTCGGTTCCCGGTGTTTATTTTATCGGTCGATCTGACTGCTCAACGATTGAAGAACGAGGCAGCGATCTTAAAACAGGAGCTGCCGATAGCATGGAGTGCAACACTAGAAGATTCCCCTGATTTGCCTGAAAAACTTCTTGAGTGTGTTAGGGCATTTCAGGTCGTTCCAACGAAATGCCCACAGAAAAATAGACTTCGACAGACACAGTCTTATCAGCAGGTATAGCTCTTGTTTGGTTCTGATTTCGCGAGAAGAAGAAATTCGATATAGGTCGGCCGTCTGATACGGTCACTCACCACTTGCAGCAACTAATTCTTCGAAGGTGGCATGTTGCTCAAAATGAAGAGATTTATGTTGCGCTAAGATGGCCTTTGCTTCCTGGTACCCTCTTTCAATCAAGCCGTGAATATAGTCAGAATCCAGTGCAACGTAGGTCATTACTTCGTAGGCAAGCTCCTCTCCTAATTTATTTTTTAGGAGTCGAAATACGGGCCATGTTGCCCCAAGAGCTTCAGCGAATTTTCTGGATGAACTTGATACCGCATGTTTCAGAATCGGTCCAAATGGCTCCCGGTTTCGAATAACGAGCGTTTCAGGTGGGCGCATGCAGAAGGTCTCTATTCCAGCAGGGACTTCCCATGATGGCCGTGAATCGTGAGCCTCATTGTATTGGTCAAGCCAGAAGGCACGCCCTGAAATATCTAAAATTATAACTCTTTCAGCACCAAGGCGAACCGCAGGATCGACGGGAACATTTTGTGAAATGCCTCCGTCTACAAGTTGAAACTTCTTGGAGCCTGTATTTATTTCAACCGGTGGGAGGACACTGGGCAAAGCAGCTGAGGCAAATCCATGTCGGGCAGTCAGGTCTTCCACTTGGTAGACATCAAATGTAGCTCCTGTCATATACTCTTTGGGAATTTCTTTATGAGAGCTGAGAAAGAGAAGAGGCTTTCGCTCCATAGCTTCCA includes:
- a CDS encoding UPF0104 family protein, which encodes MTEHSSELSQHSCEEVSSQKMIDRNLSSYFFPALKSLLGLGIIVFIFSNIPLSQVIATFQNLTLSWVLFLVLISIVLVYVSVLKWQILLSTQGIRERISHLYGLYLAGYFFNLVFPSFIGGDALRSWHLGRNQGQRKTAVATFLERYSGLFSMLMLGVVFVFCTDTMRQSEKITVVLLFLGFVIGTVVLYSKALVRGLTLIPKVGSMVAKQGALFQEALRVSTSCPRDVLVVIGLSFLFHMLAVVNVLACAHSIGWTQAPVAELFIVVPVILIISALPVTPQALGIQEGAFIYYLCLLGATPAEALGVALIIRAKAYLLGILGGLYLLLSARQIHKQVA